Part of the Sulfuriflexus mobilis genome is shown below.
TGTTTTTGCCATGTCCGCACACACAGCGACATGCCTGGCGTGCGGTCCCGTTTTTTCCCCTAGCATCCTGATTTCACCTCAAACTTGAATCAGACCTTTAAGGTAACATCCGGGGTATTTTCAGCTTTGTGGTAATTACCACATTTCACTTAACATCGCTCATGGCCCCTGTCTGGGCAGGTAAAAGCCCAAAAACCGCCAAAATCTTCTACACCCTCAAGCGAACGAACGGCGTATGATTATGAAAAGGCCACTGCATCCGGGGAGGACATACCATGACCACCAGGATAAATACGGGGCTGTCCACAGACCAGCTCTTAGATACCGCCCTTAGCCTGAGCAGGGAAAAGGGCTGGGAATCGCTCAGTCTGTTAGAGATTGCTCACAGCCTGCATGTGCCCATGACCGATATCTACAGGCTTATTCAACAGAAGGATGATCTTGCCGAGTATCTGTTCGATCGTGCCGACCGGCAGATGCTTGCCGAAACGGCGCAACAGAATTTTCAGCATGCCTCCCGGCAAGGTCGTTTGCAGTTATTAATAACTGCCTGGCTGGATACCCTTGCCCCCTATCGGCCCATCGTCAGGCAAATGCTTTGCTACAAACTCGAACCCGGTCATATCCACTTACAGGTGCTGGGGCTTCTGCGCATCAGCCGCACCGTGCAATGGATGCTGCACGCCGCCGCAATGAAAGACACCGGACTACGGCGCATAGCCGAGGAAATCATCCTCACCAATCTTTATCTGGCGGCATTTTCCTACTGGCTGTTTCAAGCACCGGATGACGCCCGTATGCAGCGCTTTCTCACTAACCTGCTATGGCATTACCGTTAACTTCTGGATAGATAGGATAAATAGTGCAAGACAGCCTCGAAAACTTACTCTATCCGGAATAACTCGGCGATATCCGTGCCGAAGGCCATCGCCAGCCGGTCCAGGTCTGTCAGACTCATTTCGCACAGGCCCGCCTCGATATCGCACAGCCGACTAATCGACATCGTACTGGCCTCGGCGAGTTGTTTAACGCTCCACTGATATTGCCGGCGCAGGGTAAAGACATTGCGGGCCAGGCGTTCATGGCTGGGGCTGATACCGGGCTGGTCAGCAGGCGGGCTGGGCCGTGGCTGCAAACTGAGTGATATCTCGTCGCGCAGGATGGTCAGGCTCGTATGGGCGGTAATACCCATATTCACTTGCCCCCTTTCTACATGGTTCACCCTCACCTCTATCGGCCCATGGGTGAACAAGGCCCCAAGGGGCGCGGTCAGGTCTACCCCAAGCCCTGGCTGGATGGTAATGGCCTGGCCGGGTCTGCGTGTGAGTACTAGCATGAGTAAGCTCTCCTTGCTTCTATTGAATACTATAGTATGTAATACTATATGCTGTAGACGCATAGTCACGCAAGGGCCAATTTATGGCCCATGAGCAAAACAAAAAATACTGATTTGACTGAACG
Proteins encoded:
- a CDS encoding carbon storage regulator, which gives rise to MLVLTRRPGQAITIQPGLGVDLTAPLGALFTHGPIEVRVNHVERGQVNMGITAHTSLTILRDEISLSLQPRPSPPADQPGISPSHERLARNVFTLRRQYQWSVKQLAEASTMSISRLCDIEAGLCEMSLTDLDRLAMAFGTDIAELFRIE
- a CDS encoding TetR/AcrR family transcriptional regulator, translated to MTTRINTGLSTDQLLDTALSLSREKGWESLSLLEIAHSLHVPMTDIYRLIQQKDDLAEYLFDRADRQMLAETAQQNFQHASRQGRLQLLITAWLDTLAPYRPIVRQMLCYKLEPGHIHLQVLGLLRISRTVQWMLHAAAMKDTGLRRIAEEIILTNLYLAAFSYWLFQAPDDARMQRFLTNLLWHYR